In Drosophila bipectinata strain 14024-0381.07 chromosome 2R, DbipHiC1v2, whole genome shotgun sequence, one genomic interval encodes:
- the Pgant1 gene encoding polypeptide N-acetylgalactosaminyltransferase 1, with product MLPRFRSFYGKLIIFILVALCFILYSKVQQSSPNEEAPLLRPAALRGHGRDRFESYSDSENEIARPATQSPYEQTIQLDLQKQRVGLGEQGVAVHLTGAAKVRGEAIYKKIALNEELSEQLLYNRSVGDHRNPLCAAEHFDADTLPTASVVIIFFNEPYSVLLRTVHSTLTTCNEKALKEIILVDDGSDNPELGGKLDYYIRTRIPAGKVTILRLKNRLGLIRARLAGARIATGDVLIFLDAHCEGNIGWCEPLLQRIKESRTSVLVPIIDVIDANDFQYSTNGYKSFQVGGFQWNGHFDWINLPEREKQRQRRECKQQREICPAYSPTMAGGLFAMDRRYFWEVGSYDEQMDGWGGENLEMSFRIWQCGGTIETIPCSRVGHIFRDFHPYKFPNDRDTHGINTARMALVWMDEYINIFFLNRPDLKFHADIGDVTHRVMLRKKLRCKNFEWYLKNIYPEKFVPNHDVNAWGKVQAVSSNLCLDDLLQNNEKPYNVGLYPCGKTLQKSQLFSFTKTQVLRNELSCATVQHSESPPYRVVMVPCLENDEFNEQWKYERQHLVHSNTGMCLDHRGLKTLDDAQVAPCDPHSDSQRWIIQH from the exons ATGCTGCCTCGGTTTAGATCCTTCTATGGAAAGCTTATTATCTTCATCCTGGTGGCTCTGTGCTTCATCTTGTACAGCAAGGTGCAGCAGAGCAGCCCCAACGAGGAGGCACCACTCCTCCGACCGGCTGCCCTACGTGGCCATGGGCGCGACAGGTTTGAGAGCTACAGCGATAGTGAGAACGAGATTGCCCGGCCTGCCACCCAGTCGCCCTACGAGCAGACCATTCAGCTGGACCTGCAGAAGCAGCGTGTTGGCCTGGGAGAGCAGGGAGTGGCTGTGCACCTGACCGGCGCGGCCAAGGTGCGCGGCGAGGCGATCTACAAGAAGATCGCCCTCAACGAGGAACTCAGCGAGCAGCTGCTGTACAACAGGAGCGTGGGTGACCATCGGAATCCGCTGTGTGCGGCTGAACACTTCGATGCGGACACTCTGCCCACCGCCAGTGTGGTGATCATCTTCTTCAACGAACCCTACTCCGTTCTACTTCGCACTGTGCACAGCACCCTAACCACCTGTAATGAGAAGGCTCTGAAGGAAATCATCCTTGTCGACGATGGCAGTGATAATCCCGAGCTTGGCGGAAAACTGGATTACTATATACGGACGAGGATACCCGCCGGCAAGGTGACCATTCTGAGGCTGAAGAACCG CTTGGGTCTGATCCGGGCCCGACTGGCCGGTGCACGAATCGCCACGGGAGATGTACTCATCTTTTTGGATGCTCACTGCGAGGGCAACATCGGCTGGTGCGAGCCTCTTCTGCAGCGCATCAAGGAGTCCCGGACCAGTGTTCTGGTGCCCATCATTGATGTGATCGATGCCAATGACTTCCAATACAGCACCAATGGCTACAAGTCCTTCCAGGTGGGTGGATTCCAGTGGAACGGCCACTTCGACTGGATCAATCTGCCGGAGAGGGAGAAACAGCGCCAGCGTCGAGAGTGCAAGCAGCAGCGGGAGATCTGTCCGGCTTACAGTCCCACTATGGCCGGTGGATTGTTCGCAATGGACCGGCGATACTTCTGGGAGGTGGGCAGCTACGATGAGCAGATGGACGGCTGGGGCGGCGAGAACTTGGAGATGTCCTTCCGCATCTGGCAGTGTGGTGGCACCATTGAGACGATTCCCTGCTCCCGCGTCGGACACATCTTCCGTGACTTCCATCCTTACAA ATTCCCCAACGATCGAGACACTCACGGCATTAACACAGCCCGCATGGCTTTGGTGTGGATGGACGAGTATATAAATATCTTCTTCCTGAACCGACCGGATCTGAAGTTCCACGCAGACATCGGTGACGTTACCCACCGGGTGATGCTCCGCAAGAAGCTGCGCTGCAAGAACTTCGAGTGGTACCTGAAGAACATCTATCCGGAGAAGTTCGTGCCCAACCACGATGTGAATGCCTGGGGAAAGGTGCAGGCCGTGAGCAGCAACCTCTGCCTCGACGATCTGCTGCAGAACAAcgagaagccatacaatgtgGGCCTCTATCCTTGTGGCAAGACGCTGCAAAAGTCACAGCTCTTCTCCTTCACCAAAACGCAAGTGTTGCGCAACGAATTGAGCTGTGCCACTGTCCAGCACAGCGAGTCCCCACCGTATAGAGTGGTCATGGTGCCGTGCCTGGAGAACGATGAGTTCAATGAGCAGTGGAAGTACGAGCGCCAGCACCTTGTTCACAGCAACACGGGCATGTGCCTGGACCACAGGGGCCTCAAAACCCTGGACGATGCTCAGGTGGCGCCCTGCGATCCCCACAGCGATTCGCAGAGATGGATCATCCAGCACTAA